The stretch of DNA GAATTCTCACATCTCTGGCCATGGCCATTGTTCCAAATGCATTAAATGGAAGCTTTGTTTGAGCCTTGTAGAGGCCAAGATCCTGGGCACAACCGGTTATAAATCATGAGGACCATAAAGAAAGTATATCATCCAATTATAAACAGCCACAACGGAGAAGAAAAGAATACAAGAAATATAATGCGTTGAGCAAAAGAAATAAATCTTAGTCAAACAATTCCATGCAACCAGGGTattatagaagaaataaatcTTTTTGTGAACACAATTGCAAACCCTCCCACCATCCTTCCTGTTCGTTTGCTCACTCACTCTTAAGCTTAAAAGTTCTTCAGAAATAAAAGATATCTGAGGTCGAGATAATGATAGAGAGAGTGATAATGATGAGTACTTACTTCAAGAGTTGCTCCATAGAAAGGTGCTTTCTCTCCTTTTACCATTATTTCCAGAGGTATTGTACGCGTTTTCTCTGTACTAGGATCAATAAACCCCTCAGCAGGTCCCTCAGGATCTCCAGTTTGGACTACAAAGCCATCAGCTACACAAACCCAATAAAATCCTTAAGCTTTGTGCAATGTGGCTCAAAAACTAATTCTATACTTTGATAGTGGTATATATCAATTAAGTAATAAAGCAAAGCTGGAATCCTCATCTCACCTCTTTGGATTTCCATGCCATCATAAAAATGCCGTTCCACCAAATCAACAAAATTCCCCGCTGTTACAGGAGCATTATAACCATCCAGGACAATATGGAACACGCACTCATCTACGTTAGGATTGTCCTTAATCTTGACCTTCATATCCACACCAGCTCTCCCTTTTAAAAGGGGCATATTGCGGTACTCTTCAGGAACTTCATATGGGAAACCATCCACCATATCCTCTTCAACACTGCAGAAATCCAATGCCCCAGGAAGATCTCAGCTGCAGTCAATGACAAGTTCTATATGAGAAGAGTTTATTTTAAGAAGATTTACTGCTAGAAGTCCTTCGTAACCCTAGTTTTCAAGTTAGGgcataattttaagaaaaggtAGGATATTTTGACCAAGAACCAGGCCAAATGGTATAGACTATAGAGCACAccttcattaaaaaaatttctcttgCTGTAGGCTGCaagtttttctttattattattattattattatggttcTTAATTCTTTTGGATGGCCAGATAAAACATTTTATGGGCACCAAGTTAATATTCTTTTCATCTATTCATCACAAACTCATTGATCTCTGGAAGACATCAAGACACATGTTAGCACATTATCCtgcataaataatatttgtttagATGAGATCCTAAGGTTAAAATTCTTAGAAACACGAGTCATTTAAACTCATTTATGAGCAGAACAATGCAtatatggaattttcaattattCAGCTAAACAAACGAGAGTGATGAGTGAGAAGGCAAATAGTGCCTATTTTGAGAAGGTAAGATCTATAAACATgcaaattttgaagttaaaaGTAGTACTGCCTCGAGAGGAGGAAGATTATGATCATCTGCAGGAACAAATAAGTCTGAATGAATGTATCCTACAAATCAGCCACAGCTAAACCCTCAAATTGGGGGCGGGTGGTTGGTTTAAGAAATGAACACAGCTGAATGGACGGGGTGGTTGGTTTAAGAAATGAACACAGCTGAATGGACTGCCTCTTGATAGCTGTATCATTTACCATCCTTCACAACGAGATTGGATTAGATATTGTCAATCAGAAGTAAAACCTTTGTCATCACAAATGCtttgtgaaaattttgaggtGAAGGACTAAAGGTGTGTGCTAATTAAATTTCTTCTGCGCAATGCTCCATATATATTTCCTCCAAAAGACATTTGTAAACAAGTTCCAATCTCCGCCCAATGCAGGTCACTGTATGTccatttaaaccaaacacgaCTAGAACAGATGTTGTGGGGTGTATCTTTTACTAGAGACTCGTCTTCATAAGGCTTTGTGTCCCACTTTCAATAGGTAATAAAAATTCTTGCAACTCATAAAACAGAGTGACAGGGATCAGGGTTCATGGACCCACATATTATCTTCAACCAGAATAACGATGACCCAGACATCACAAAATGTTGCATCTTTCCCTTTACAGCTTATGCACGGCATGAGGATAGGGATGCACAGGAGTAAAATCAAGTCGAGTTTGCATACTCACCCTCCCACATAATTAAGCAGCTCCTTCTGTTTAGGTGCTACTGCATCACGATTCCTATCCTCCACAATTTGTTGGAGCTCATCCATGCCAGCTTCAAGCTTGCCAAGCAATTCGACTCCATGATCCTTCTTTGACTCAGCCAGACCCGAAACAATTAGACTTCTGCCCTGCTTGAGAGCCCTAGATGCCTGTCTCACATTCTAAAACTCACACCACAAACAATTCTCCATTACCAATGCtcataaaggaaaagggaaaaggaaacgataaaaatgaataaaatgacgGAAGCTCACTCTTTCCACAGAATCAAGTGCCCTGACCCCAGCAATCTTGAGGCTCTCAGTAACATCCTCAAGTGGCGTCTGAACCTCCCTTATTGCTTTGTTATCAATCGGAAGACCGTAT from Diospyros lotus cultivar Yz01 chromosome 6, ASM1463336v1, whole genome shotgun sequence encodes:
- the LOC127803963 gene encoding peptidyl-prolyl cis-trans isomerase CYP38, chloroplastic encodes the protein MAAISSCHYCSFLSTTSKLINPNVSANSHKHASFQSLKPRSYSSQHPRRFQLHDNQKDGFFPLKECAISIALAVGLISGVPELGWAGYANAAPAPAFPDLSVLISGPPIKDPGALLRYGLPIDNKAIREVQTPLEDVTESLKIAGVRALDSVERNVRQASRALKQGRSLIVSGLAESKKDHGVELLGKLEAGMDELQQIVEDRNRDAVAPKQKELLNYVGGVEEDMVDGFPYEVPEEYRNMPLLKGRAGVDMKVKIKDNPNVDECVFHIVLDGYNAPVTAGNFVDLVERHFYDGMEIQRADGFVVQTGDPEGPAEGFIDPSTEKTRTIPLEIMVKGEKAPFYGATLEDLGLYKAQTKLPFNAFGTMAMARDEFENNSASSQVFWLLKESELTPSNANILDGRYAVFGYVTENEDLLADVKVGDVIESIQVVSGLDNLVNPSYKIAG